A stretch of the Sulfurospirillum sp. UCH001 genome encodes the following:
- a CDS encoding sulfurtransferase produces MGWLRGILLSFIGASTLFATSSDILISAEDAMKLIGQEKVMFVTGDDEDIYATGHIKGSVEMYAHHLHHSSITGKMECAPLFMCKDEAEHYIGSKGIDNDTLVIAYDDFKGPNATGVYAFFKSFGHEKVKILNGGRAAMMAADPEQKIYDGIKAQIKEAKDDKALVEKLTSELKDQEKKLIVQKGAEGKVTPKQYSIDLSKVNYNYIAGKDELRKAVEDLIQKGQKSSYAIIDARGFEEIMGERKMDNVARGGHIPGATFIEWKNVTDMDKKLSFKELEKMQAVFEQNGITKDKTIYAYCHVGAGRSSHIITALELLGYPNVKVYTGSWDEWANDMNLPIRR; encoded by the coding sequence ATGGGATGGTTAAGAGGTATTCTCTTAAGCTTTATTGGTGCATCAACACTCTTTGCTACATCAAGTGACATATTGATATCAGCAGAAGATGCGATGAAGCTCATTGGGCAAGAGAAAGTCATGTTTGTTACGGGTGATGACGAAGACATTTACGCGACAGGGCACATTAAAGGCTCCGTTGAGATGTATGCACATCATTTACATCATTCAAGCATTACCGGCAAAATGGAGTGTGCTCCACTTTTTATGTGCAAGGATGAAGCGGAGCATTACATTGGAAGCAAAGGGATCGATAATGATACATTGGTAATTGCCTATGATGACTTTAAAGGTCCTAATGCCACAGGTGTTTATGCCTTTTTTAAGAGCTTTGGACATGAGAAAGTGAAAATTCTGAATGGTGGGCGCGCTGCAATGATGGCGGCTGATCCTGAGCAAAAAATTTATGATGGCATCAAGGCACAGATTAAAGAGGCGAAAGATGACAAAGCTTTAGTTGAAAAGCTTACATCCGAGTTGAAAGATCAAGAAAAAAAGCTCATTGTGCAAAAAGGTGCTGAGGGTAAAGTGACTCCAAAGCAGTATAGCATTGATCTAAGTAAAGTGAATTACAACTATATTGCGGGTAAAGATGAACTGCGCAAAGCGGTGGAAGATTTGATACAAAAGGGACAAAAATCTTCTTATGCAATCATTGATGCACGTGGTTTTGAAGAGATTATGGGTGAGCGCAAAATGGACAATGTAGCACGTGGTGGGCATATACCAGGAGCAACGTTCATTGAGTGGAAAAACGTGACAGATATGGATAAAAAGCTCTCTTTTAAAGAGTTGGAAAAAATGCAAGCTGTTTTTGAACAAAATGGCATTACCAAAGATAAAACCATTTATGCGTATTGCCATGTGGGCGCAGGTCGAAGCTCACACATCATCACAGCACTAGAGCTTTTGGGCTATCCCAATGTAAAAGTATATACAGGAAGTTGGGATGAGTGGGCAAATGATATGAACTTACCGATACGAAGATAG